GGTACCTGGGCACCCTCGGCGTAATCTTCCTTCGTGTCGACCAGGCGAACGCGTGCGTTGGAGGTGTCTTCCGGAGTGATCGCACGGACGTGGACACGCACGGATTCAGGCCATTGGCTGGTTTGTAGCTGGTCGATCAGCGAGCCAGCTTGCATGTCACTGATTAACACGATCTGCAGCTTGGCACTGGTTTGACGAAGATCTTCGTCGGCCGAGAGTCGCTCGGCAACGCCGATCAGGGCTGCACCAAGATTACTGGCCGCCCAGGTTGGTGTGACATCCTTCAAACGTGTGCGAACCATTTCGCGGCGCTGGCTGCGATCGAGCTGACTGGATTCTTCGGCGGTAACAAGCGGCGTTAGTTGTTGGTCGAAAGCATAAAGCGAGACTTCGTCGGAAGCTTCCAAGTGGTCGAGAACCTGGTTGGCTTGGTCGAATGCTTGTTGCCAAACGTTACCGCGCCGCATGCTGGCGCTTTGGTCGATTACGATGGCCACGTGGCGGCGAGGTAGGTCGTCGGGAGAAAGATTGGTCGTCGTGCGGAAGAAAGGACGCATGAACGCGACCGCCAGGAGCAGGATTACCGCCGACCGCAACAGCAGCAGTAACCATTGATCAAGCCGACTTCGCCGTGTGAGCCGCGGCGGCGATGGCTGTAGGAACATCAGCGAACTGAATTCGTAACGAGCCTTCGGCGTGCGGCGAATCAAGTGAAACAAGACAGGTGCGGCAATCGCGGCAGCACCCAGCAGGAAGATACCGGAAAGAACGCTCATGCGGGGCTCCCGGAACGAGAACCACGTTGCCGCACGGCCGAGCGTCCACGCTTCAAGCGATCGGCCAGGAAATCGAACAAGATCAATTCCAGAGAACGATCGATCGAGACCTGGTGGAGTTCCACACCCAAGTTCTGGCAAATCGTCTGCAGCGACTGGGAGTGCTCGCGGAACTGTTCGAGATACTTCTGCCGGGCCTGGTCGGGATCGATGAAGAGATTCTTTCCCGTCTCCACATCGTGAAACATGGCAGGCTGATCAAACTGGAAGTCAAGCTCGCGCGGGTCGAGCACACGGAGAATGACGACTTCGTGTCCGCGTGCGCGGAGGAAACCAAGTTGCTTATTGAGCGAACCGATCGGCGTGAGAAGGTCGGATATGAGAATGACGAGCCCTCGCTTCACGACGGTGGCAGCGATTTGTTCAAGTGGCTTTTCGATATCGGTCGCGGAGCCAGGTTCGGCGCGTTCCAAGCTCATCATGATCTGATGGACATGCCCGGGGCGAAACCGCGCGGGAATGCGATCGGTGATCGCTTCGTCAAATGTCATCAGGCCGACGGCGTCGCGCTGTAGTGATAGGAAATGGGCAACGGTAGCTGCCGCTGTCTTGGCATAGTCGGCTTTACTGTAGCCGAGCGTCCCGAAGCCCATCGAACGGCTCAGATCAACCAGCAGATAGCAGCGCAGGTTGGTCTCGTCTTCGAAGCACTTAATAAAGTAGCGATCGGAGCGGCCGTATAGCTTCCAGTCGAGGAAGCGGGTATCGTCGCCGGGGGAATACTGGCGGTATTCGGTGAACTCGACCGAGAAGCCGTGATACGGCGAGCGGTGCAGGCCGGTCAGAAATCCTTCGACGACGGCGCGAGCCCGCAATTCCAGGTTCTTGATGCGCATGAGCGAACCGGGATCGATCAGCGATGCCGGTCCCTTTGTGCGGGTGGCACTGGTGGCGGTTGTCGATGACTGGCTCGCAGGGATGCTCATCGCGCCCCCGGCACTGGTACGGCGGCAAGTAACTGATCGATCACCTTTTCAACCGTGATCCCTTCTGCTTCGGCGCGATAACCGACCAAAATACGGTGACGCAGTGTCACGTGGGCGAGGGCCTTGATGTCGTCGGCGGTGACGTGGGTTCTTCCCAGGAGTAAGGCCCGGGCCTTGGCACCAAGGACGAGATATTGCGCCCCACGAATCCCGGCACCCCACATGACCCACTGGTTGATGAAGTCAGGCGTCGAGGGGCGTCTAGGGCGAGAAGCATCGGCCAGACGGACCGCGTAGCGGACCAGGTTTTCCGCGATGGGGACCTTTCGAACGACATCGTGGAAGCGGAGGACGTCTTCGCCGGAGAACAACGGACTGATAGGTTCCGGCTTGCGGGAAGTCGTTTGATTGACGACGGCTACCTCGTCATCTTCGGGGAGGTAGTCCATCCAGATGTTGAACATGAACCGGTCGAGTTGGGCCTCCGGCAAGGGATAGGTCCCTTCCATTTCGATCGGGTTTTGCGTGGCGAGCACGAAGAAAGGTTCTTCCAATGCGTAGCGCACGCCAGCCGCGGTGACCTGGTGCTCTTGCATGGCTTCCAGCAGAGCGGCTTGGGTTTTGGGGGGCGTACGGTTGATTTCGTCGGCCAAGATCACATTGGCAAAAATCGGGCCTTTGGCGAACTGCAACTTGCGGCGGCCTTCCTCGGTCTCTTCCAGGATCTCGGTACCGGTGATGTCGGCAGGCATCAGGTCGGGGGTGAACTGAATCCGGCGGAACTCGAGGTCAAAGATCTTCGAGATCGAATTGACGAGCAAAGTTTTCGCCAGGCCGGGCGCGCCGGTGATCAAGCAGTGCCCGCCAGCGAAGAGGCACAACAGCAACTGCTCGACGACTTCCTGCTGGCCAATGACTGTCTTGGATAGCTCGGCTAGGATTTTTTCGCGACCAATGCGGATTTGCTCGACAGCTTGTTGTTCGAAGTCCTGGTCTTCAATCTCAATGCTCACGATCGTATGACTTTCTGGTGGGATGAACGGACGAGGGCTCGTGGCGAAGCACGTTGCAGGAAGGTTAATGGGTCATGGCGTAGGTGATGATGTTGATCCCCAGGGGATAAGCGAAGCGTTCGGAATATTGCTTGAAGTAGGTTGGATCGACCCCTTCTTCTTCCCAGCCGTCTCCCAGGTCGGTGTTATGACAAATGACGACCATCATCCGTCCTTTGTCGTCGAAGATGCCTTTGTAGTGCGGCTCGTCGGCGTCCCAGCGTTCGGTTTCGCTGCCACGCATCCAGGTACCGATACTGACGATCATCGGCTTCTCAGCCAGGTCGTATACCAGGTGGAAGATATCGTGCTCCAGCGGAAGCTCTTCCGGTTCGCGATCAGGAAAGACGCGTTTGATGTTGTGATAGAAGGTTTGCCACTCTTCCTCGCCCCAAAAATCGTCGACCATCAAAAAGCCGCCGTTATGCAGGTAGTTACGCAGTCCGACAACTTCCCCTTCGGTGAGATTCATCTGCCCCGGTTCGACGATGTAGAGGAATGGGTAGTCAGAGAGGTTATCGTCGGTCAATTCGACGATGACACTCTCGGGGTGAACCTCCATCGAGGTCAACTCACGCAGGCGATGTGGCAGGTTCAAGTCACTTTCAGGGAAGTCGGTCGCCCATTTGTCGCGCCAGCCGTACGAGGTGTATTTCACGCGAGCAAAGCGGAACGCATCGTGCTCGAACTTCTCGTCGATCTCCCAATCGTTCTTAGCGCCACTTGTTGGGGAAGAGTTGCCCCGAAAACGTCCCCGCGATCGAAAGCCGTCCTGAAACTGTGCCCAGACCACGCCGCCCAAGAGCGTGATCGTGAGGAAAAGGCAAAGCATGCGGACCGGTTTCGATTTCATCATCTCTCGGTGTCATCCTTGGCGGGCGAGGGCTGGTCTGGCTCGGGGGCACGCTTCTCGGTGAGGGTCAGAAGCAGTTGCAGTGCGTCTCGATAACGGGGGGCTTCTTCTAATGCCAACAGGACGTGACGCAGTGCTTTCTCGTCTTGCTCGGTTTCGTGCAGTCGCAGGGCGAGGCGAAAATGGATGTCGGCGGGATCGTAGGGATCTAAGCTGGAAAGCGTCGATAGTCCCTCGATCGCGACCGGTCCATCATCCAGTTGCTCTCCGGCTTTGGCCAACAAGAGATAGGGCTCCTGAATAAGTGGATTGACGGCCCGAATTCGCCGAGCATTCACGACAACCGCATCCCAGCGGCCTGCGTCGGCGTGCACTTCGGCCAATCTCTGATACACTTCGATCGCGTCGGCGCGCAGCTCCGCCAGTTGTTCTAACACCGCCAGTTCTTGTTGGGTTTCGCCCAATTCTTTCAAAATCTGAGCCTTCATCGCCAACGGACTCCCGTCCCCGGCATAGTCGGGGGCTAATTCCAGGAGCTTGTCGATGGGCTTGAGGGCTTCGGTGTACTTCTTCTCGCGGATCAGTGCTGCCGCATACTGCTGTAGCCCGGGGAAGCTATTGGGGTGATCTTCCAGCCAAGCCTGAAGTTCGTCGACACGGGGCGCAGGCAGGTCTTCACTGCTGAAATCGGCATCCGGTGCGAAGGCCATGGCGCGATCATGAATAAACTTCTGGAAGCCAGCATCAACGACATCCAAGGGAGCCGCATGCCGGGCAATCGCGTCGTTGATCTGTAGCCCTTTGCCGAGTTCGTCGAGGATCGACCTAAGGGCTTCGATGCCAAACTGGTCGACGAGAAACTCGACCACGAGGGCCGACTCGTAATAGGCAAACATCAGATGCTGTGAACTGGGGGGACTAAGGAACGCGCCACTGAGCTTGCTGACCGGCGTGAGATCGTCTCCCAGAATCATTTCCCGGTAAGCAGGCGAGATCGATTGGCCCCAGGATGGGTCACGCAGGGTCTCTTCATAGACCGAGATTCCCTCGCTGAGCCACCGGGGCATCTTGTTGTGGGTTTTGTTCAGCGTGACAACGTGACAGAACTCGTGCCACAGCACGGCTTCCCAGTTCGATGGGTTTTCGCCTTGCGACGCTGGCGAATTCATGGTGATCACATTGCCGAAGCAAACCCCCAGGAAGCCTGCTCCGCCGGGAAGGCCGAACGTGCGGATGGCGAAGTCTTGCTGCTTGGGGAAGATTTCGATCGCGATTGGTTCGTTCAACTCGATATCGTACTTCTCGCACAAAACATTCTTGGCTTCGCGTAATAGTTCCAGAACCCGGTCACCATAGATGGCGGCTTCCTGGGCATCCATGCGAACGATGAAGCCGTCGCTTTCAAGCGTGCGAAACTTGGCCATGTGCTCTTGCAGCGTCGACAGGTTGTGAGCGACGACATTGTAGTTGTCGGCCTCGAACACCTCTTCGGCCAGCTTCCAGCCTTGCTCTTCTTTGCCCAGCCGCAGCAGATCGTTGGAGAGTTCCATCTTGGCGGGTAAGTAGTCGCTATCGAACTGGAGGGCCTGACGCTGGGCGGCGGCGGCTTCGGCGAAGCGATACTTGCGGGCCAGGTGCTTGCCGATTAGGTAGTCGACTTCGGGGTTGTCTTTCCAGTGAGCCAATGCCTTCTCGCGACACTCTTTTTCGCGATCGTTGTCGCTGGCCAGGTGGGCCAGGACGGCGCGGATAGCCCAGGCATTGGGTTCATGCGGATTGATCTCCAGCACCTTCCCCAGCAGCTTTTCGGTTTCGTCGTAGCGCTCGGCCGATAGATGACTTTCGGCAACCATCAGCAGACCAGGGATAAGGTTGGGATTGATCTTGAGAGCCTCTTGGAGGTACGCCTCGGCCTTTTCGGAATCGCTCGGTTCAAATGAGCGAGCCAGGCCGTACAAGACCCGTGGGTTTGTTTCGTCGACTTTCAAGGCAACCTGAAAATCTTCGGCGGCGAGCGCGTAGTCGTTCTTAGATAGGGCCAGTTCGGCGGCGGCGATATAACCGTTGGGAAGGCCAGGGGCACGCTGCTGAATTGGCTTGTAAAGATCGATGCGGATACGCTTGGGATCGGCACCGATCTCGAGGAAGAACTTACCGATCACGATCGAAGTTTCCAAGTCGCGATAGATACCGCTGGTACGTTCCAATTGTCCACCAAGCTGGGCGAGCACTTCTTTGGCCTCTTTCGATTGCCCATTGAATCGGAGGACGTCACGCTCTAGCCACAGCAGCCGCAAGTTTGTTGGGGCGATCTTCTTGGCGTCGTCGATCGTCTTGGCGGCATCGGCATATCGGCCAAGTGTTAGTTCACTTTCGGTCTTCAGAACATACCAGTCGATGAACGTGCGACCCCCTGCGATCTCGGTGGCGGCGACTTCAATGCACTTGGCATATTCGCCGGTGCGAAACATGTCCTTCGCTTCCGACAGGGTCTCGGCCTGGGCACTGGATAGTGCGAATAGAAATCCCAGCGTAGCGAGGAGACTCGCCAGCGAGTACGTACGCATCGAAAGACGCATCAGCCAACTGCATGGGACATTACGCAAAGCCGGATACTCCGAACCAAGATGACGAACCGCTGACGCTATTTTAGGGTTCTGGCTTCTTAGTCAACAAGAATTCGTCCTTATTGCGGACGAGCCCTTCCACTAAGGGGGGATGTACCGTCAGGGCAGAACGGCGTTATGCAACAAGTTGTAAAGACAGGCAAAGGGGCGAGACTAGTCACCCCAGTTGCCAATGTCGCATGGTTTCTGAAAGAAAATAGTAAGCGGCGCGATCGCGTGCTTAGCGGGTCGGGTCGATGATGACCTTCATCGCGCCTGGCTCGCCCGAGTAGAGCCGAGCAAACCAATCGACTCCTTCTTCCAGGGAAGCGGTGGCCGTGATCATGTCGTCGACACGAATGAGCCCGCGAGACATCAGGTCGATGCACGCAGGGTATTCGCCACTTGATGCACACGATCCGTAAACAGACAGCTCGCGCGTTACCACGGCTTGCAGCGGAAACTCGACGTTCGGGGCCAGGTTGCCTACCAACACAATCGAGCCACCCTTCTTAGCGCAACCGATGGCTGTTTTGATGGTAGGCGTTGCCCCGACGACTTCCAGGACGACATCCGCACCGCGGCCGCCGGTCAGTTCGCGAACCTTCTGTTCGACGTTCCCTTCGCTGGCGACGATACCGACGTCGGCACCTAGCTTCTTGGCGACTTCCAGACGATTGGCGTCCAAGTCGACGGCGATTACCTGCGAGCATCCGGCCAGGCGAATGGCCTGGATGACGAGCAGGCCGATCATGCCGCTACCGACAACCACTGCCGTATCGCCCAGCGTAACTGGGGCCCGGCCGGCGGCGTGAACCGCAACGGATACGGCCTCGATCATGGCCGCGTGATTGAACGGAATGGAAGCCGGCAAATGGTAGCAAATGTGCTGAGGGACGGCGACGTATTCGGCAAACGCACCGTGGCGGCGGTATTCGTCGCACGAAACGCCCAGCACCATGCGGTTGTCGCACAGGTTGATCTCGCCGCGGCGGCAGTAGAAACAATGACCGCAAGAGACGGTCGAATCGAACGTGACGCGGTCTCCTTCTTTGAATCCGGTCACCGACTTGCCGACCTTGGCTACAACGCCTGCCGCTTCGTGTCCCATCACTAGCGGAGGCTGACGACGCCCGGTGCTGCCATCGTAGCCGTGGATATCGCTGCCGCAGATACCGCAGGCTTTGACAGTGACCAACAGGTCATTGTCGCCGATCTCAGGCTCGTCGAACTCGACAACGTCCAGCTTTTTGTATTCCGAGAGTAGGAGAGCCTTCATCGCTAAACCTTCGTCGTTAGGGAGTGATCCCCAGTCATGACCCTGGCGAAATTCCGTTCGGGGGACGATCGCGGAGGGAGGGGGTGTGATTTGGGTGCCAGGTACACCTGCGGCAGTGCGATGTACCTACTTCATCAATTATTCTATTCGCAACGTTGTAGTTGGCGACATGGGGGAGGGCAATGAGAAGTAACGTCGACGATCTGAGGTATATTGTGCAACCAACAGACCTGGGCCGGGCTTAGGAATCGGCCCGGCGAGCAGCTACAATTGGGCTGTCGGTTCTATTGGACTCATCGAATGCCGCACGCGGGGAGTTGCTTCTCATGAATTACGCATGGTTGCCTAAAATCGCATTGGTTTTTGCCGTCACTTGTATGGGCGGGGCACAAAGAGATTGCCAGGCCGAGAAGCTTCGCGTGATGGAGTCGGACAACACGATCGTGATTCATGACGGCGACCAGGCGATTCTCACTTATAACAAGGTCTCTCCGCCGGTTCCCAAGGGGATGAAAGGGGTTTACGAGCGGAGCGGCTGTCTGCATCCGGTTTGCTCGCCCAGTGGCCTATCGGTCACCGCGATGTTTGCCAAAGACCATCCGCATCAGCAAGGGATTTTTGCAGCCTGGGTCAAAACAACGTACGAAGGGGAGACGATCGACTTCTGGAACCTGGGTGGCGGCACCGGTCGTGTGCTACACGAGAAGGTCGTTTCGACGTTTCAGGAAGACGGCCGGGCAGGGTTCGAGGTCGACCTTATCCATCGTAAAGAAACCGAGCCGAAGGTCGACGTCCTGCGCGAGCGCTGGAAATTGACTACCTACCCAACCGATGGCAGTTTCCGCTGCTTCGATCTGGAATCGACCCAGTCGGCAATCACGCCGCACCCGCTGCTGATCAACGAGTATCATTACGGAGGCTTCGCTGTTCGGGGGCCTGCTCGCTGGGTGATCAATGGAAAGCCTGAAGATACGTCAGAACACGAGCCAAGTGGATTCCTCAACAGCGAAGGGTCGAATCGAGTCGAAGGGAACCACCAACACGCGACGTGGGTTAGTTTGTGGGGAGAGATCGAGGGCAAGCCGGTCAGCATTACCGTGCTGAGCGATCCGCACAACTTCCGAGCCCCTCAGGCCGCGCGCATCCATCCCACGAAGCCTTACTTCTGTTTCGCGCCATGCGTCGACGGCGAGTTCGTGATCGACGGCGACCATCCGTATCAGGCACGGTACCGCTACTTGGTTACCGACACGATGCCGGATCCGAAATGGATCGGCGAGCAGTGGGAAAAGTGGTCGGCCGAATCGACGAAAGAGGGACGTTAAACCCGATAAGCTCCCCTTCGGATAGCGATCTGGCAGGTTTTCAGCTCGTTAAAAGCGAGCCGTTGCGGGGAGCATGTCAGGCAGAGGCAAGCTGTAAGGCTATATAGTAAAACATGTTACAGTGTTTGCTGAGCCGGCGGAAACCATGTTCATCGAGAGCAATTGCCCGAAACAACGAACTGGTTTATCTTTGTTGTGCAACGATTTCTAAACCTCTCTTTGACTCAACAAGTAGACTACGCGAATGGGAAGAAGCTTCGAAAACCGGAAGCATTCGATTGCTAAGACGGCCGCCCAAAAGTCCAAGCTTTACTCCAAGTACGGCAAGATGCTGTACGTTGCGGCGAAGAATGGGGTCCCTGATCCTGAGTCAAACCCTTCGCTCAAGAGCTTAATGGAAAAGGCAAAGCGAGAGCAGGTGCCTGCCCACGTGATCGATAAGGCCTTGGAAAAGGCCAAAGGGGCAGGGGGCGAGGATTACTCGGAAGCTCGGTACGAAGGTTTCGGCCCTGGTGGCTGCAGCGTGATTGTTGACTGCCTGACCGACAACCCCAATCGCACGATCACCGACGTTCGTAACTGCTTCAACAAGTGTAATGCCAAGTTAGGGAATTCTGGATCGGTCTCACACTTGTTCGATCATCTGGCCGTTTTCTCGTTCAAAGGTGGCGAGCAAGACCAGGTTCTCGAAGCGATGCTCGAGGCAGACGTCGATGTCGATGATGTCGAGGAAGAAGATGGCCAATTGACGGTCTTCACCGCGGCCACCGATTTCTTCAAAGCCAAGCAGGCCCTGCTGGATGCCATTCCCGATATCGAACTGGAAGTTCAGGAAATCACGTTTATTGCCCAGGCCAGTACCGAACTAACCGGCGACGATGCCAAGGCATTCGAGAAGTTCCTGGACATGCTCGATGACTGTGAAGACGTCCAGAATGTCTACCACAGCGCTCAGATTCCTGATTAGACCTTCAGGCGTATCTCAATCAACGGACCTGAGAATCGCTTTTCGAGTGCGATTCTCAGCAGTGTGCTCCCTATCTTTGCGCGTACAACCGACATATCTAGCGCAACCGCTAAAGACGGCAAGGTCGACATTGCCGGTTTAAGGGGAAGGTTGCTAACTAGCAACCCATCAAACTTATCTTGTTGCGCCTTTCTGGTATCGCGGCGTTTGCTGCCAGCTGCTGAGCGAACTACTGTTTCATCGGCAGCCGAAGATCGGACTCCGATTGTCGATCTTTGCTGACCCCCTCCTCGCATGGCCGACCAGCGCTAAGTGCTGGCGAAGCCTGTTCTTTGTCGCATTCCTACGAAGTCGAACGTTGCTTACACCAAGTTCCAACATCGGTCTGCTTGAATCGTGTGTCGATCAGCGAAAGCGGTTGCATGACGGATTACAGGATAGCACTCGGCATATTTACTGCCTGAAGAGTATCGAAGACCTGAAGCAATCCAAAATGGTTTTCGATGCGCTGGTGATTGATTTGGATTTCGACAGTGGCCGCGGCGAAGCGTTAATTTCGGAACTATGCCAGGGGACGGAACTTACATCGATCCTGATCTCGGCACGAGAATCGCAACTGCATCAGGCGTTACACTGCCTGGAACTGGGGGCGATGTCGGTTTTAGAGAAGCCATTTGATCTGCAACGGTCGAAAGTGGTCGTCGATCAGGCGATACTGGGGACGCGGTTGCGTCGTAAGACTCGTCGCGAACGGCAGGTACTTGGCGAGCGCATTGCCTTGTTGACGGACCGCCAACGCGAGGTTTTCCGCCTAATGGTATCAGGCAAGCACGTAAAAGAAATTGCCCTGGAAATGGGAATCGGCATCAAGACCGTACATACGTTTCGGACACAACTTTTCGACAAGCTCGATATCGACTCGCCCCTGCAACTCATTCGCGATGTCGCCATGGTATTCGGACGACGAGGTCTCGCGATGTTAAGTACCTCTGTAGACGATCAGACTATCGCACTGCTAGTTCAGCAAGTTAGACAGCCGAAGTTCGTTGACATTCCGGCTTAGCTAAAAGAGTGTGGTTGTCCCGCCTAATCGAGTCGTAGGATGGAAAGAGACTCGTCTTAATCGTGGCGCCAGTTACGCCGAAACTGATTGCATTAGGGGATACTACGAAGACGCCGAAAGCTCACGGAAGAGGAAACGGCCCAATGCTAGCAATTCTGCGCTTCAGCACGAAGGCAATCTATGGCCTGCTTGTGGTAAGCGCGCTAGTCATCTGCTCAGGCTGCTACGCTCCGCTGGTTAGCGCCGGCGTGCCTGCTAGCACGCTGCCTGAGGAGTTTCGTCTTCCGCTACGCACCGGTGGTACCCCGCTGAATTACACGATGCTGACGGCACCGCCCCCGAAAGATTACCTGTTGGGACCGGAAGACGTGCTAGAAGTGACGGTTCCCGAATTGTTTCCCAATGGCGAGTACCGCCCACTGTTGGTGCAGGTCATGGGATCGGGGCACATTCAGCTTCCGCTCGTGGGATCGGTGCCCGTCGGCGGTATGAATCTCGCCGAGGCTCAATCAGAAATTACACGAGCCTACGCCGCAGGCTTCTTTAATTCTCCGACAGTAAGTATTTCTCTTGCCCAGAAGGCAACGTTCAGCGTGGTTGTTTTGGGCAAGGTCGCGAATCCCGGGGTCACCGAGCTTCCACGCTACGAAAATGATGTCGCTCACGCGGTTGCACTGGCTGGTGGTCTCACCGAAGACGCAGCTGAAGCGATCGAGATTCATCGGCGAGCACACGGCGTAACACCGGAGGTGGTAAAGATCGATCTGCGGGGAATGGACAACCTCAACTTCGGTCCGCACGACGTCATCTTGCATGAAGGGGATGTCGTGGTGATTCCCAACCGCCGAAACGAAGTGTTCTACGTCGTCGGTAAATTGAATCCTACGAATGTCGTGCGATTTTCAGCCGGGGAACGTGAACGGGAACTCGGTGGCGGTTTCATCCTGCCGCGAGATCGCGAGGTCGACGTTGTCACGGCCGTGGCCATGGCAGGCTATATCGATCCGATCGAGTCTCCCACGACGGTCACCGTGCATCGACAGATTCCAGGCCAATCGCCCATGCTAATTCGGGTCGACCTGATCAAGGCCCGCAAGTGCCGGGAAGAGAATATCAATGTTTGCCCAGGCGATATCATCTATCTGAACCCGGATGCAAACTGGTACTTCCGCCGCACGTTCGATCGCCTGATCGACGACGTGCTCCTGTTCCCCTATCGAAGTGTGTGGGGATTTTAGACTCCCTGACAGTCGCGTGATCCACTGCTGAGCCATTCGTGGTGGATTACGCTACGCAGCTAAGCTGGCTGCCTGGCGGGTTTCAGGTCTCGGGCATACGACAGAAACTGCATTCGCAGGACGTTAGTCGACGTGCGTCCGCCAACGTTGATACGGTCGAGACGCATCGGATCGCAGTTGTCTAGATTGTTCACGCCTCGTTTGGTGGTGAAGGCAGCCGTATAGCCGACGTCTTTCAACATTGCAGCGACTTCGTCACTGACGCCGCCAGCTGGGTAGCAGAAGGAGCGAATCTCTGTACCAAGGCGGCTTTGCAGTTCGTCTCGCGAACGAACGGCCTCTTCGCGGGCCTCTTCTAGATCGACTTGATTCATGAGAGGGTGCGTGTGCGTATGGGCACCCATGGTGACGCCTTCGGCAGATAACTCACGCAACCGCTGCCAGGTGAGGACCTCGTTTGGC
This genomic stretch from Blastopirellula marina harbors:
- a CDS encoding polysaccharide biosynthesis/export family protein is translated as MLAILRFSTKAIYGLLVVSALVICSGCYAPLVSAGVPASTLPEEFRLPLRTGGTPLNYTMLTAPPPKDYLLGPEDVLEVTVPELFPNGEYRPLLVQVMGSGHIQLPLVGSVPVGGMNLAEAQSEITRAYAAGFFNSPTVSISLAQKATFSVVVLGKVANPGVTELPRYENDVAHAVALAGGLTEDAAEAIEIHRRAHGVTPEVVKIDLRGMDNLNFGPHDVILHEGDVVVIPNRRNEVFYVVGKLNPTNVVRFSAGERERELGGGFILPRDREVDVVTAVAMAGYIDPIESPTTVTVHRQIPGQSPMLIRVDLIKARKCREENINVCPGDIIYLNPDANWYFRRTFDRLIDDVLLFPYRSVWGF